The following are encoded together in the Lathyrus oleraceus cultivar Zhongwan6 chromosome 3, CAAS_Psat_ZW6_1.0, whole genome shotgun sequence genome:
- the LOC127126403 gene encoding uncharacterized protein LOC127126403, with product MGRRSYKKELGCIACKELGELGAGKPGWVVDNPNLLSAIDTHSILLANRSTILLLSWSDSNQSPLRIRPELSPIDAEFISAVEWLVFDDIRVIVAGTSSGYLLIYSLRAELIHRQMIYPGRVLKLRVRGTKKDLIQDSSSEEFCLIMPGVIARFDGSVVQNMLQKWFEEANPQFRNQKQKNQDSEDFENSQVKLPFQLWNIGKYGTCADAAVTGIMPPPLMEHQSSQRYYCAVAVGDDAVISAYRLSEDKGRSLVGAILSKVVPATFSTIASFSKLIWRSENTSPQKSPKKSEAKPQPFARASPLTCIKDHPRKGEKLTLSPSGTLAAITDSLGRILLLDTQALVVVRLWKGYRDASCLFMEMLVNKDTASSSSTYYEPMKSDYCLCLAIHAPRKGIIEIWQMRTGPRLRTITCAKGSKMLQPSYRFGASMSSPYVPLEVFLLNGDSGQISVLNRNL from the exons ATGGGGAGGCGATCGTACAAGAAAGAATTAGGATGCATAGCCTGCAAAGAATTGGGCGAACTCGGAGCCGGAAAACCCGGTTGGGTGGTCGACAACCCCAACCTTCTCTCCGCCATCGACACACACTCCATCCTCCTCGCCAACCGCTCCACCATCCTCCTCCTCTCATGGTCCGATTCCAACCAATCTCCGCTCAGGATCCGACCCGAATTGTCCCCCATCGATGCCGAATTCATCTCCGCCGTCGAATGGTTGGTCTTTGATGACATCCGCGTCATCGTCGCTGGTACTTCATCTGGCTATTTGCTCATTTACTCCCTCCGCGCCGAATTGATTCATAGGCAG ATGATTTATCCTGGACGAGTTTTGAAGTTAAGAGTTCGTGGAACAAAGAAAGACCTGATTCAAGATAGTTCCTCAGAAGAGTTTTGTCTCATTATGCCCGGTGTCATTGCCCGTTTTGATGGCTCTGTTGTTCAG AATATGCTGCAGAAGTGGTTTGAAGAAGCCAATCCTCAATTTCGGAATCAAAAGCAAAAGAACCAAGATTCAGAGGATTTTGAAAATTCTCAAGTAAAATTACCTTTCCAGTTGTGGAATATTGGTAAGTATGGTACTTGCGCCGATGCAGCTGTTACTGGCATAATGCCTCCACCGCTGATGGAACATCAG TCAAGTCAACGTTATTATTGTGCAGTGGCTGTTGGAGACGATGCTGTGATTTCAGCATATAG ACTTTCTGAGGACAAAGGCAGGTCTTTAGTGGGAGCTATCTTGTCTAAAGTTGTACCAGCAACATTTTCCACTATAGCTTCATTTTCTAAATTGATTTGGCGGAGTGAAAATACTTCTCCACAGAAATCACCAAAGAAATCAGAGGCGAAACCTCAGCCATTTGCTCGAG CTTCACCCCTGACATGTATAAAGGATCATCCTAGGAAAGGTGAAAAGCTTACCTTATCACCAAGTGGTACATTGGCTGCTATAACCGATTCACTCGGTCGCATATTGCTGCTAGATACTCAAGCACTTGTGGTGGTGCGCCTTTGGAAG GGATATAGGGATGCCAGCTGTTTATTCATGGAGATGTTGGTAAATAAAGATACAGCCTCATCAAGCTCCACTTATTATGAACCGATGAAGAGTGATTACTGCTTGTGTTTGGCTATTCATGCTCCCAGAAAAGGAATTATTGAG ATATGGCAAATGAGAACTGGACCACGTCTTAGAACAATTACATGTGCAAAAGGTAGCAAAATGTTGCAACCCTCCTATAGGTTTGGTGCATCAATGTCCTCTCCTTATGTCCCTCTAGAAGTTTTCTTGTTAAATGGGGACTCCGGTCAGATATCAGTTTTAAATCGGAACTTGTAG